A stretch of the Tardiphaga sp. 709 genome encodes the following:
- a CDS encoding DEAD/DEAH box helicase, with the protein MSFSNLGLSDKVLAAVAATGYTTPTPIQEQAIPHVLARKDVLGIAQTGTGKTAAFVLPMMTMLEKGRARARMPRTLILEPTRELAAQVKEQFDKYGVGQKLNVALLIGGVSFGDQDTKLTRGVDVLIATPGRLLDHTERGGLLLTGVELLVIDEADRMLDMGFIPDIERICKLVPFTRQTLFFTATMPAEIRRVTETFLHNPVKIEVSKPASTAVTVTQSQVAVGREPHEKREVLRALLREATDLKNAIIFCNRKREVALLAKSLQKHGFSVGALHGDMEQSARTAALDQFRKGELPILVASDVAARGLDIPAVSHVYNFDVPHHSDDYVHRIGRTGRAGRTGSAISLVCPSDQKSMLAIEKLIGQSIPKVETSIAISEPVEGETAEASRQSRNRTGNREANAEHPRGSRNDQPREGGRDRKPRRERGPRREGGRSEGGERSPQPQPAEAALAAPVVAAAAPQAQRPPSIGRAEAPRPRREDNEPADHSHLPAFLLRPVRARA; encoded by the coding sequence ATGTCCTTTTCCAATCTCGGCCTGTCCGACAAGGTTCTCGCCGCCGTTGCGGCCACCGGTTACACCACCCCAACCCCCATTCAGGAACAGGCGATTCCTCATGTGCTGGCGCGTAAAGACGTGCTCGGCATCGCCCAGACCGGCACCGGCAAAACCGCTGCCTTCGTTCTCCCGATGATGACTATGCTGGAAAAGGGCCGAGCCCGCGCCCGCATGCCCCGCACGCTCATTCTCGAACCGACCCGCGAACTCGCCGCACAGGTCAAAGAGCAGTTCGACAAATACGGCGTCGGCCAGAAGCTCAATGTGGCCCTGCTCATCGGCGGCGTCTCGTTCGGCGACCAGGATACCAAATTGACCCGCGGCGTTGACGTCTTGATCGCCACGCCGGGGCGCCTGCTCGACCATACCGAACGTGGTGGACTGCTTCTCACCGGCGTCGAATTGCTGGTCATCGACGAAGCCGACCGCATGCTGGACATGGGCTTCATCCCCGACATCGAACGCATCTGCAAGCTGGTGCCGTTCACCCGTCAGACCCTCTTTTTTACGGCGACCATGCCCGCCGAAATCCGCCGCGTCACCGAGACCTTCCTGCATAATCCGGTGAAGATCGAAGTCTCCAAGCCCGCCTCCACCGCTGTCACCGTGACCCAGTCGCAAGTGGCCGTCGGCCGCGAGCCGCACGAGAAGCGCGAAGTGCTCCGGGCCCTTCTTCGCGAAGCCACCGACCTCAAGAATGCGATCATCTTTTGCAACCGCAAGCGTGAAGTCGCGTTGCTCGCCAAGTCGCTCCAGAAGCACGGTTTCAGTGTCGGCGCCCTGCATGGCGACATGGAGCAGTCGGCCCGCACGGCCGCGCTGGACCAGTTCCGCAAGGGCGAGCTGCCGATCCTGGTGGCTTCCGACGTCGCCGCCCGCGGCCTCGATATTCCTGCCGTCAGCCACGTCTATAATTTCGACGTGCCGCATCATTCCGACGACTACGTGCACCGCATCGGCCGTACCGGCCGCGCCGGCCGCACCGGCTCCGCGATCTCGCTGGTGTGCCCATCCGACCAGAAATCCATGCTGGCGATCGAAAAACTGATTGGCCAGTCGATCCCCAAGGTCGAAACCTCCATAGCGATCTCCGAGCCTGTCGAAGGCGAAACCGCCGAGGCGTCGCGCCAGTCGCGCAACCGCACCGGCAATCGCGAAGCCAATGCCGAACATCCGCGCGGCAGCCGCAACGATCAGCCCCGCGAAGGCGGACGTGATCGCAAGCCGCGCCGTGAGCGTGGCCCGCGCCGTGAAGGTGGTCGTTCGGAAGGCGGCGAGCGCAGCCCGCAGCCGCAACCCGCGGAAGCCGCTTTGGCAGCACCGGTGGTGGCAGCGGCAGCCCCGCAGGCGCAGCGCCCCCCTTCCATCGGCCGCGCCGAAGCGCCACGTCCGCGCCGCGAAGACAACGAGCCGGCGGATCATTCGCACCTGCCAGCCTTCCTGTTGCGTCCGGTCCGGGCACGCGCATAG
- a CDS encoding SUF system Fe-S cluster assembly protein, which produces MSDIAEAKTPDTTPETEKPAHMQTTSALDPAETERLGTEIVAALKTVFDPEIPADIYELGLIYKVDIKDDRSVQVEMTLTTPNCPAAEELPTMVENAVASVPGVGLVKVEIVWEPTWTPDRMTDEARLVLNMW; this is translated from the coding sequence ATGAGTGACATTGCAGAAGCCAAGACGCCGGACACCACCCCCGAGACTGAGAAGCCCGCTCACATGCAGACCACCTCGGCGCTCGATCCCGCCGAAACCGAACGCTTGGGCACTGAAATCGTCGCCGCGCTGAAGACCGTGTTCGACCCGGAAATTCCGGCTGACATCTACGAGCTCGGCCTGATCTACAAGGTGGACATCAAGGACGATCGCTCCGTCCAGGTCGAGATGACGCTGACAACGCCGAACTGTCCGGCGGCCGAAGAACTTCCGACCATGGTCGAGAACGCCGTGGCCAGCGTGCCCGGAGTCGGCCTGGTCAAAGTCGAGATTGTCTGGGAGCCGACCTGGACGCCGGACCGGATGACCGACGAGGCCCGTCTCGTTCTGAATATGTGGTGA
- a CDS encoding GGDEF domain-containing protein, whose translation MTGILDEQERTLAFAEVALGQIRSLRQTAIPRNYEIWYVYATGYNSALNKVINETLARNGRLTEADLDLIHDTYLSQIRTTDRIDQVGARVIGEIDDVMALITDALGMTTNFNASLDGASKDLSRAHDSAAVKAVIESLVKSTREVHDTNKALEERLLSSKSEVYTLQQSLEAIRAESLTDPLTALGNRKYFDRALMAAIDTAVKRGEPLSLLMLDIDHFKSFNDNYGHLTGDQVLRLVGQSLKQTIKGQDITARYGGEEFAVVLPNTPLRQALTVADHIRRAVMSKELKKKSTGEILGRVTISVGVSMLQIGDDMESLIGRADACLYAAKRSGRNRVICEVDPEYSAELQFQVA comes from the coding sequence GTGACCGGAATCCTGGACGAACAAGAGCGCACTTTGGCCTTTGCCGAAGTCGCGCTGGGCCAAATCCGATCGCTGCGCCAGACGGCGATTCCGCGCAACTATGAGATCTGGTACGTTTATGCGACCGGCTACAATTCGGCGCTCAACAAGGTCATCAATGAGACGCTGGCCCGTAACGGTCGCCTGACCGAAGCTGATCTCGACCTGATCCACGACACTTATCTCTCACAGATTCGGACCACCGATCGCATCGATCAGGTGGGCGCCCGCGTCATCGGCGAGATCGACGACGTGATGGCGCTCATCACCGACGCTCTGGGCATGACGACGAACTTCAATGCCAGTCTGGATGGTGCCAGCAAGGATTTGTCGCGGGCGCACGATTCTGCTGCGGTGAAAGCGGTGATCGAGAGTCTCGTCAAATCCACCCGTGAAGTACACGACACGAACAAGGCGCTGGAAGAACGGCTACTGTCCTCGAAGAGCGAGGTCTACACGCTGCAACAGAGCCTCGAGGCGATCCGCGCCGAGAGCCTGACCGATCCCCTCACCGCGCTCGGCAACCGCAAATATTTCGACCGTGCGCTGATGGCGGCAATCGATACCGCGGTGAAGCGCGGCGAACCGTTGTCGCTCCTAATGCTCGACATCGATCACTTCAAGTCCTTCAATGACAATTACGGCCATCTCACCGGCGACCAGGTGCTGCGTCTTGTCGGCCAGTCATTGAAGCAGACCATCAAGGGCCAGGATATCACCGCGCGCTATGGCGGCGAGGAATTCGCCGTGGTGCTACCGAACACGCCGCTGCGTCAGGCGCTTACCGTTGCCGATCACATCCGCCGCGCCGTGATGTCAAAGGAGCTGAAGAAAAAATCGACTGGCGAGATCCTGGGACGCGTCACGATTTCCGTCGGCGTCTCGATGCTGCAGATCGGCGACGATATGGAATCGCTCATCGGCCGTGCCGACGCCTGTCTCTATGCCGCGAAGCGCAGTGGCCGTAACCGCGTGATCTGCGAAGTCGATCCGGAATATTCGGCGGAGCTGCAGTTTCAGGTGGCGTGA
- a CDS encoding HesB/IscA family protein — translation MTEMTPNPTIPAAKPKPRPRPQVMRLTDAAATRIRELTERADSEIVGLRVGIKNGGCAGQSYTVEYAHDIKPTDEIVEDKGVKILVDPKAVLFLLGTEMDYKTDRMQAQFVFNNPNQISACGCGESVQLTPAKIDG, via the coding sequence ATGACTGAGATGACACCGAACCCGACCATACCGGCTGCCAAGCCGAAGCCGCGTCCCCGTCCACAGGTGATGCGCCTGACCGATGCCGCTGCAACGCGGATCCGGGAGCTGACGGAGCGTGCGGATTCCGAGATCGTCGGCTTGCGCGTCGGCATCAAGAATGGCGGCTGCGCCGGCCAGTCCTACACCGTTGAATATGCCCATGACATCAAGCCAACCGACGAAATCGTCGAGGACAAGGGCGTCAAGATCCTGGTCGATCCCAAGGCTGTGTTGTTCCTGCTCGGCACCGAAATGGACTACAAGACCGACCGCATGCAGGCCCAGTTCGTATTCAACAACCCGAACCAGATATCAGCCTGCGGCTGCGGCGAGTCCGTGCAACTGACGCCGGCGAAGATCGACGGCTGA
- a CDS encoding TfoX/Sxy family protein, translating into MDRDFLSELFAGFGPVTIRRMFSGFGISADGINFALVLRGAVYLRADENSIPRFESEGSQCFQYEMRGKLRMIGSYWQLPERLYDDPDEVTEWARVAHAAAIRASLAKAGKKRATKKAEVVKKTAAKKKAAKKAAVGKVASKKASKAAKKRKSSS; encoded by the coding sequence ATGGACCGCGATTTCCTCAGTGAACTTTTCGCCGGCTTTGGCCCGGTAACGATCCGCCGGATGTTTTCCGGCTTCGGCATCTCCGCCGACGGCATCAACTTCGCGCTGGTGCTGCGCGGCGCGGTCTATCTGCGCGCCGATGAAAACTCGATCCCGCGTTTCGAGAGCGAAGGCTCGCAGTGTTTTCAGTATGAGATGCGCGGCAAGCTGCGGATGATCGGATCTTACTGGCAGCTGCCGGAGCGGCTTTACGACGATCCAGATGAAGTCACCGAATGGGCGAGGGTCGCGCATGCCGCAGCGATCCGTGCATCGCTGGCAAAAGCAGGCAAGAAGCGGGCAACGAAGAAGGCGGAGGTCGTGAAGAAGACCGCGGCGAAAAAGAAGGCCGCCAAGAAGGCTGCGGTCGGGAAAGTCGCCAGCAAGAAGGCCAGTAAAGCCGCAAAGAAGCGCAAATCCTCATCCTGA